The window ATCTCCAGTCCCGACAAGAAAAAACCAGACGCAAAACACCCTTAGTGTTTCTTACCGCTCAGAACGAGGTAAGGACGTCCGTTCGGGCGATGAAAGCTGGGGCCATAGACTTTCTTACTAAACCCTTTCAAGATGAAGAGCTGCTCGACGCGGTGAGAAGCGGCATCGAGCGTGATCTCGCAGCGCGTTTACAAAAGCAGACCTTGGACGAGCTTCGAACCCGGCTTGCATCGCTTTCGCCTCGCGAAAGGGAGACGATGGTGTTGCTTTCAGCGGGACAGGGACCCAAGCAGATCGCAGGCCAATTGAGAGTCTGCACGCAGACGGCTCGCGTTCACAGTGGTCGAGTTATGGCCAAGATGGGAGCACGGTCGATAGCCGATCTGGTGCGGATGGTGGACAGGCTGGAACATCTGTCTCGCGAAGGAGAAGAACTTCGCATTCGAATTAACACTAAGTGCCGTGTGATCAACCGCGGCGGCGCTACCGTCCGACGTTCAGACGCCCACACATATCCTGATGGCCACTCAGTTGGGAGCCGCGGCCAATTTATGCCGCCGGTCCCTTCAC is drawn from Terriglobales bacterium and contains these coding sequences:
- a CDS encoding response regulator, with translation MTGDQALIAIIDSDDSWRARLRILLEAEGLKIELFKSAEEYLKRSKSHSPNCIVLDVRLPGISGLDLQSRQEKTRRKTPLVFLTAQNEVRTSVRAMKAGAIDFLTKPFQDEELLDAVRSGIERDLAARLQKQTLDELRTRLASLSPRERETMVLLSAGQGPKQIAGQLRVCTQTARVHSGRVMAKMGARSIADLVRMVDRLEHLSREGEELRIRINTKCRVINRGGATVRRSDAHTYPDGHSVGSRGQFMPPVPSLS